The following coding sequences lie in one Flavobacterium sediminis genomic window:
- a CDS encoding FAD-dependent oxidoreductase — MKEQKKIAVVGAGLVGTLLAIYLKRAGHTVHVFDRSKDIRTVEFSGRSINLVMSDRGWKALEKLGLDTEIKKIGIPVYKRAIHLEDSSLNFQNYGKEDQAIFSLSRGILNRKMVDLAEAEGVQFFFESKIWDITLSTATLHEGLTERGEWHDLDYDIVFGADGAFSRIRHRMQRQSMFNYSQEFLKLGYKELHIPANPDGSHKIDPNSLHIWPRGEFMLMALANTNGSFTCTLFMPHEGENSFEQLKDKATLEAFFAKYFPDTKEVIPNLVEDFFRNPTSYLVTMKCYPWTYKDKVALIGDACHAIVPFYGHGMNAGFEDITILAEMMEKYGNDWETVFEQYQLSRKPNADAIAELSYRNFMEMSSKTADDKFHLQKKIEKWFSEKHPDKWVPLYSRVTFSHQPYAEALAEGEKQNAIMQEILSIDKIEEIWETEPIEHRILDLLAK; from the coding sequence ATGAAAGAACAAAAAAAGATAGCGGTAGTCGGTGCCGGATTAGTAGGTACTTTATTAGCTATATATTTAAAAAGAGCCGGGCATACCGTTCACGTTTTCGACAGAAGTAAAGATATAAGAACTGTTGAATTTTCAGGTCGTTCTATTAACTTAGTCATGTCAGATAGAGGTTGGAAAGCCTTAGAAAAGTTAGGACTGGATACTGAAATTAAAAAAATAGGGATTCCGGTTTATAAAAGAGCCATCCATTTGGAAGATTCGTCTCTTAATTTTCAAAATTACGGTAAAGAAGATCAGGCAATTTTTTCGCTTTCCAGAGGTATTTTAAATAGAAAGATGGTTGATTTGGCAGAAGCTGAAGGTGTTCAGTTTTTCTTTGAAAGCAAAATCTGGGATATTACTCTCTCTACAGCAACACTTCATGAAGGACTTACAGAAAGAGGAGAATGGCACGATTTGGATTATGATATTGTATTCGGAGCTGATGGCGCTTTTTCAAGAATCCGTCACCGTATGCAACGACAAAGCATGTTCAACTATTCACAGGAGTTTCTGAAATTGGGCTATAAAGAGCTTCATATTCCGGCAAATCCGGACGGTAGTCATAAAATAGATCCGAACTCTCTGCATATTTGGCCCAGAGGTGAGTTTATGTTGATGGCATTAGCCAATACAAACGGAAGCTTTACCTGTACGTTATTTATGCCTCATGAAGGAGAAAACTCATTCGAACAATTAAAAGATAAAGCCACTTTAGAAGCATTTTTTGCCAAGTATTTCCCGGATACTAAAGAAGTGATCCCGAACTTGGTTGAAGATTTCTTTAGAAACCCTACCAGTTATCTGGTAACAATGAAATGTTATCCTTGGACTTATAAGGATAAAGTAGCTTTGATAGGCGATGCTTGCCATGCTATTGTTCCTTTTTACGGACATGGAATGAATGCCGGATTTGAGGATATAACCATTTTGGCAGAAATGATGGAAAAATATGGTAACGATTGGGAAACTGTTTTTGAACAATACCAGTTGTCAAGAAAACCAAATGCCGATGCCATTGCGGAACTTTCATATAGAAATTTCATGGAAATGAGTTCCAAAACGGCGGATGATAAATTTCATTTGCAGAAAAAAATTGAAAAATGGTTCTCTGAAAAACATCCGGATAAGTGGGTTCCGTTGTACAGTAGAGTCACGTTTAGTCACCAGCCTTATGCTGAGGCATTGGCCGAAGGAGAAAAACAAAATGCAATAATGCAGGAAATCCTGTCTATTGATAAAATTGAAGAGATTTGGGAAACTGAACCCATTGAACATCGAATATTAGACTTATTAGCAAAATAA
- a CDS encoding NUMOD4 domain-containing protein encodes MNHFIVEEWKEFVPDFELKKRYLVSNLGRIKSCDKDLGNCLLLKGSLTDGYNFLNFSRSIDGKKKYIHYSYHFLVASLFIEKKKEDHTHVIHLDYDRQNNHVNNLKWVTYEEMLEHGQRSPYVKEAKRKLIEFNKKRDGQKLTVNDVIRLKKKLLDPNRKTRHKILAKQFGITEMQVYRIKSGENWGHIQVDIKGAEN; translated from the coding sequence ATGAATCACTTTATTGTAGAAGAGTGGAAAGAATTTGTACCCGATTTTGAACTTAAAAAACGTTACTTAGTATCAAATTTAGGTAGAATCAAAAGTTGCGATAAAGATCTTGGAAATTGCTTGCTATTAAAAGGTTCTTTAACCGATGGCTATAATTTTTTGAATTTTTCAAGAAGTATAGATGGTAAGAAAAAATACATTCATTATTCCTATCATTTTTTGGTCGCTTCATTGTTTATTGAAAAAAAGAAGGAAGATCATACTCATGTTATTCATTTAGATTATGACAGACAGAATAATCATGTCAATAATTTGAAGTGGGTTACGTATGAAGAAATGTTAGAACATGGACAGAGAAGCCCTTATGTAAAGGAAGCTAAAAGAAAGCTCATTGAGTTCAATAAAAAAAGAGACGGACAAAAGCTGACAGTCAATGATGTTATACGCCTGAAAAAGAAATTATTGGATCCCAACAGAAAAACCAGACACAAGATCTTAGCGAAACAATTCGGCATTACAGAGATGCAGGTCTACCGGATCAAGTCAGGAGAGAATTGGGGACATATACAAGTAGATATAAAAGGAGCTGAGAATTAA
- the kynU gene encoding kynureninase has protein sequence MDFINSREFAKQLDSQDELNQYRDEFIFPKVNGKEVIYFTGNSLGLQPKSAKIYVDEVMDDWANLAVEGHFYSEKPWWDYHERFCQPLSEIVGAKPTEVGVMNTLTVNLHLLMVSFYQPTAKKYKIICEEKAFPSDQYMFQSQVHFHAKSVGFNPEEAIVEVKKREGENTLRLDDILQKIEEVGDELALVLFGGVNYYTGQVLDMKAITEAGQKQGAYVGWDLAHAAGNIALKLHEWNVDFAAWCSYKYMNSGPGNVSGYFVHEKHHNDNDLPRFAGWYGHNKERRFLMEPKFDPVHGANGWQISNLPILSMAPYLASVEMFAKVGMEKLIKKRNLLTAYLEFILSEIDAEVEGTTFEILTPENQTERGCQLSVYLHGQGRELFNYLMENGVITDWREPNVIRLAPVPFYSSFEDMYDFGQILRKGILK, from the coding sequence ATGGACTTTATAAACTCAAGAGAATTTGCAAAGCAATTAGATTCTCAGGACGAATTGAATCAATACCGTGACGAATTTATTTTTCCTAAAGTAAATGGAAAAGAAGTTATTTACTTTACGGGAAACTCATTAGGCTTGCAGCCTAAAAGTGCTAAGATTTATGTAGATGAAGTAATGGACGATTGGGCAAATTTAGCCGTAGAAGGACATTTTTATTCAGAAAAGCCTTGGTGGGATTATCATGAACGTTTTTGCCAGCCGTTAAGTGAAATTGTAGGGGCTAAACCAACAGAAGTAGGGGTAATGAATACCTTAACGGTAAACTTGCATTTGCTAATGGTTTCATTTTATCAGCCTACAGCTAAGAAATATAAGATCATTTGTGAGGAAAAAGCATTTCCGAGCGATCAGTATATGTTTCAGAGCCAAGTGCATTTTCATGCGAAATCAGTCGGTTTTAACCCTGAAGAAGCTATTGTAGAAGTTAAGAAAAGAGAAGGGGAGAACACGCTGCGTTTGGACGATATTCTTCAGAAAATAGAAGAGGTCGGAGACGAATTAGCTTTAGTACTTTTCGGAGGGGTCAATTATTATACCGGGCAAGTATTAGATATGAAAGCAATTACTGAAGCCGGACAAAAACAAGGTGCGTATGTAGGTTGGGATTTAGCTCATGCTGCAGGAAATATAGCCCTTAAATTACACGAATGGAATGTCGATTTTGCTGCCTGGTGTAGTTATAAGTACATGAATTCAGGTCCGGGAAATGTGTCAGGTTACTTTGTTCATGAAAAGCATCATAATGATAATGATCTTCCAAGATTCGCCGGCTGGTATGGACACAATAAAGAACGCCGCTTTTTAATGGAACCGAAGTTTGACCCGGTTCACGGAGCAAATGGTTGGCAGATTAGTAATTTGCCTATTTTGTCAATGGCACCGTATTTAGCATCTGTAGAGATGTTTGCAAAAGTAGGGATGGAAAAATTGATCAAAAAGAGAAACCTTCTGACAGCCTATCTGGAATTTATTCTTAGCGAGATAGATGCGGAAGTGGAAGGGACAACATTCGAGATTCTTACACCTGAAAATCAGACTGAAAGAGGTTGCCAACTTTCAGTCTACTTACACGGACAAGGAAGAGAATTGTTTAATTATTTAATGGAGAATGGAGTAATAACCGATTGGCGAGAACCGAATGTTATCCGATTGGCTCCGGTACCTTTTTATTCTTCTTTCGAGGATATGTACGATTTCGGACAGATTTTAAGAAAAGGGATTCTGAAATAA